A single window of Gopherus flavomarginatus isolate rGopFla2 chromosome 15, rGopFla2.mat.asm, whole genome shotgun sequence DNA harbors:
- the PLA2G1B gene encoding phospholipase A2 — translation MQTTKTHFSYPAEGMKFILLILLFSVGAANAAATSRALLQFRAIIKCTIPSSNPLLDYNNYGCYCGLGGSGTPVDTLDRCCQVHDNCYSEAQKLSACKGLLDNPYTELYTYSCSGTTVTCSSQNDPCELFICECDRKAAICFAGAPYNPENKNLDSALCA, via the exons ATGCAGACCACAAAGACACATTTTTCATACCCTGCTGAAGGAATGAAATTCATTCTGCTCATTCTGCTGTTTTCAG TGGGTGCGGCCAATGCCGCTGCCACCTCCAGGGCTCTGTTGCAGTTCCGTGCGATAATCAAATGCACTATCCCAAGCAGCAACCCATTACTGGATTACAATAACTATGGCTGCTACTGTGGCCTCGGAGGCAGTGGAACACCAGTGGATACCCTTGACAG GTGCTGTCAGGTGCATGATAACTGCTATTCTGAGGCCCAGAAGCTTTCAGCATGTAAAGGACTTCTGGACAACCCTTACACAGAGCTGTATACCTACAGCTGCTCAGGCACCACCGTTACCTGTAGCA GCCAGAACGACCCGTGCGAGCTGTTCATCTGCGAGTGCGACCGCAAGGCGGCCATCTGCTTCGCGGGGGCGCCCTACAACCCGGAGAACAAGAACCTGGACTCCGCCCTGTGCGCCTGA